A portion of the Plodia interpunctella isolate USDA-ARS_2022_Savannah chromosome 4, ilPloInte3.2, whole genome shotgun sequence genome contains these proteins:
- the LOC128669194 gene encoding mucin-2-like isoform X17, with amino-acid sequence MRTVWWCATAVALLAVTSALRTTQVEGASRYNRRQPSPTAADVRSSTEAEPSEAAPTFKPRSSRRQEIPQRAVQTRSQSKRPLQRIDASTEANPSQPRDERNERYDSKRISSRTRSKNIENITTETPKQREPINRSRSRQGIRKTQYSTLQRSTEISSSITDDKSDTVDRIITARKENNADNQFRRRSSSVQTVEAVAPKKLRGRINTRPNARSLDLDVSGTTNGLSSFEKEPTTARNSDLRNSRKLRYKQRLSETDTNLTGEGITASSVVAPVKSSQKNESIPSQSEIQAPVQIVFAETQPTIQSSTETLSSTPASTTTKATKVLKRPLARGKVNFKPSATAPKVPSTDEISEDDNYPESFKALIQAKNASTQASSPSSESLTLKASQKIYKTHATLSQSNTGTSQNKNSRLRHKLNTQDEIKKDEKQEDKIVVTSPEPVKAKKPEFRPRGTYNPRRRKLTSFSPTTVSTNSLDQSTAKPAYKYNRKFKLTTTESPKKETMERSSVESSTSLKKTFVRPTVYYRKSFNRKSSTTERSSEEKSTNSEVSNLKPKIVPRTSYYSRFRNNKNKTSSVEASKEVINDTISVESKTEDNAEMPLIYTLLNNSAKNNTLVSENQIKDNESKEMFIIAVTSKESQEQNIVSETVNAIEENGHKLVISENPTTVKYHAIYKDPDSINRLENVEPTSGSTTPIVRNLQTGRTTRKRTKSYEKDIDIPNTVTPKTREKNIRKYGDSYLKPSEELSSVISSEPDKVKGRFSSKFRASYLDKPFYKPTVPSVTSTTTISSSALNIKDSSSLGITTATNKSPAEKSTASHVLSLRTTTMLPSVDEILLNSISTAAKEEMVISSMTSSTHEPRILTLDIDPETKQIRTEKPSDGTGSAVFKFIPIDEVTLAPQNSNVLKLATKTVTTDISMNTASTVTETNTQTPQVQTSKAEDATTSISITMGTPIITEVTESSTSATTITTTTFAPAITTTEAPTSVFASTTRVPTTSTTESAPITLTTEAATNMPTTVSSTFPPTTIPISTITAEEKKRYQEDTQFLQQLLLGTTDPKNFNIQSNSNLFTDLTTTALPSTTVVSLSARQIEEAKLLQALLSAGQNPIVTNTQRNVKGTVSKTTTSRSIDADLKQLEEDTKFLKALLQATGQNPANFNLPTFDIKTTTRAAVPSTTTTTTTTRPTTTTTVPTTTLGTTTSIDADIKKLKEDTKLLQALLQAVGQNPINNPSPPIITGVTSNVRIASNPLTTSLGSNPTTPINVRPVYTSQSTTQAPPQTLVPRTVLNTLQPTTTEAVRISTTINPRRPTTTRSVRPTTVSARKAQVSGGASTTEMPSTSTFSVEEDLVFLKNLKSVLKANPNNDDPEAALANRIIALAVERSLNEIQTGTSPDVRTGKKIANNVNNVIPTTTPRTTTARTTSTTTTTTTTTTTPSTTTVIASNPSLEADIKQFQEDTKLLQALIKATGQDPSQFNIPTLPPLTNVKVSPNIKPEINTDLKVLSNLLTSPSPLTEQFDSITQKPKRGQTKYNDTTDLPFGAKIAVKDDLQTVQDDAKLLKTLVKLQDVRPTTTQRNKLALTGHTSDEALKKLLQQQSPKSGMVSEATQPPMSLSTEYGKSNDALLAALLKEQGFGPTTASSSDEQIRLSALLNQVVVTPKARRTTTPPPPPPPRRPILDGLAWLWQQWRETAPGPTAARPNRRPSPSASPSVATSAATSNRVNWFGSGPFVGNAEDKPSPNRIPLEPPGAVTSEQTPGRGQLVSAAINVTRAFSQFLGAAIQGAAQTVQSVIRAGQRAASDVYVNGSGGSG; translated from the exons GTGGAAGGCGCATCCAGATATAACAGACGGCAGCCATCGCCGACGGCTGCTGATGTAAGAAGCTCTACAGAAGCAGAACCATCTGAAGCTGCGCCCACTTTCAAACCCAGGAGTAGTAGAAGACAAGAAATACCTCAACGAGCCGTGCAAACAAGGTCTCAATCAAAAAGGCCACTGCAAAGGATAGATGCTTCGACTGAAGCAAATCCAAGCCAACCAAGAGACGAACGTAACGAACGATATGACTCCAAAAGGATTTCTAGTCGAACTCGAAGTAAAAACATCGAAAATATTACTACCGAGACACCTAAACAAAGAGAACCCATTAATCGAAGCAGATCGCGACAAGGAATTCGAAAAACACAATATTCTACACTTCAAAGATCTACAGAAATATCCTCTTCAATTACAGATGATAAATCCGATACGGTTGACAGAATAATCACAGCTAGAAAGGAAAATAATGCTGACAATCAGTTTAGGAGAAGAAGTTCATCAGTTCAAACTGTAGAGGCCGTAGCACCGAAAAAGTTACGAGGTCGTATAAATACGCGACCCAATGCCAGGTCACTTGATCTTGATGTTTCTGGCACAACTAATGGTTTGTCAAGCTTCGAAAAAGAACCCACCACTGCCAGAAATTCAGACTTAAGAAATTCAAGGAAACTGCGTTACAAACAAAGGTTATCGGAAACTGACACCAATTTAACAGGCGAAGGAATCACAGCTTCTAGTGTAGTCGCTCCAGTCAAGTCTAGTCAGAAAAATGAAAGTATTCCTAGTCAATCCGAAATTCAGGCTCCTGTTCAGATTGTATTTGCCGAAACTCAACCAACAATTCAGTCAAGTACGGAAACATTATCTAGTACTCCGGCTAGTACCACGACAAAAGCAACAAAAGTGTTAAAACGACCATTAGCGAGAGGGAAAGTGAATTTTAAACCATCGGCAACTGCACCTAAGGTTCCTTCTACGGACGAAATAAGTGAAGACGACAATTATCCAGAAAGTTTTAAAGCTTTGATTCAGGCAAAAAATGCATCG ACACAAGCGAGCTCTCCAAGCAGTGAGAGTTTGACATTGAAAGCATcacaaaaaatttacaaaacacaTGCAACTTTGTCACAAAGTAACACTGGAACCAGTCAAAACAAAAACTCAAGG TTGCGCCACAAACTAAATACacaagatgaaataaaaaaagatgaaAAGCAGGAAGATAAAATAGTCGTTACTAGTCCCGAACCTGTAAAGGCAAAAAAGCCTGAATTTCGCCCGCGTGGTACTTATAACCCGAGAAGAAGAAAATTGACATCATTCTCTCCAACTACAGTGTCAACGAATTCATTGGACCAAAGTACAGCTAAACcagcatataaatataatagaaaatttaaactgaCCACAACTGAGTCTCCGAAGAAGGAAACCATGGAAAGATCTAGTGTTGAATCTAGCACATCGTTAAAAAAGACTTTTGTAAGGCCAACAGTGTACTATcgaaaaagttttaatagGAAAAGCTCTACCACAGAACGTTCGTCTGAGGAAAAATCCACTAACTCAGAAGTCTCAAATTTAAAACCCAAAATAGTACCAAGAACGTCATATTATTCacgttttagaaataataaaaacaaaacatcatCTGTTGAAGCTTCAAAAGAAGTtatcaatgatactatatccGTAGAATCGAAAACAGAAGACAATGCTGAGATGCCACTAATTTATACACTGTTAAATAATTCCGCGAAAAATAATACTCTTGTATCAGAAAACCAAATAAAGGATAATGAAAGCAaggaaatgtttattattgcaGTGACTAGTAAAGAATCTCAAGAGCAAAACATTGTAAGTGAGACTGTAAATGCCATCGAGGAAAATGGACATAAACTTGTGATTAGTGAAAACCCTACAACAGTCAAGTATCACGCAATTTACAAAGATCCAGACTCTATAAACCGTTTAGAAAACGTAGAACCTACATCTGGGAGTACAACGCCTATTGTCAGAAATCTTCAAACAGGAAGAACAACGCGTAAACGTACTAAATCATATGAAAAGGATATAGATATTCCGAACACAGTTACTCCAAAGAcgcgtgaaaaaaatattagaaaatatggCGACTCCTATTTAAAACCGTCAGAAGAACTATCCAGTGTT ATATCATCTGAGCCTGATAAAGTGAAAGGCAGATTTAGCTCCAAATTTAGAGCTTCTTATTTAGATAAACCATTTTATAAGCCTACAGTTCCATCTGTAACATCAACTACAACT ATCTCTTCATCGGCACTTAATATAAAAGATAGCAGTTCATTGGGTATAACAACTGCCACAAATAAGTCGCCCGCTGAAAAAAGCACCGCCTCGCATGTATTAAGTTTACGCACAACAACAATGCTACCTTCCGTTGATGAGATTCTGCTTAATAGTATATCTACGGCCGCTAAAGAGGAAATGGTTATATCGTCAATGACAAGTTCTACTCATGAACCGAGAATATTAACACTGGATATTGATCCGGAg ACAAAACAAATACGAACTGAAAAACCTAGTGATGGTACTGGAAGTGcagtattcaaatttattccaATAGACGAAGTAACATTAGCTCCACAAAATTCAAATGTGTTGAAACTGGCTACCAAGACAGTAACAACCGATATATCAATGAATACTGCTTCAACTGTCACAGAGACAAATACACAAACTCCTCAAGTTCAAACTAGTAAGGCTGAAGATGCAACAACATCAATATCTATTACAATGGGAACTCCGATCATAACAGAAGTAACTGAAAGTTCCACGTCGGCAACAACTATAACAACAACTACATTTGCACCTGCAATTACAACAACAGAAGCACCCACATCAGTATTTGCGTCAACCACAAGAGTTCCTACAACAAGTACCACGGAATCAGCTCCAATCACTTTGACTACTGAGGCTGCAACAAATATGCCTACGACAGTAAGTTCAACATTTCCACCGACAACGATACCAATCTCAACAATCACAGCTGAAGAAAAGAAACGTTATCAAGAAGATACTCAATTTTTACAACAATTGTTATTAGGAACAACAGATCCCAAAAACTTTAACATACAAAGCAATTCAAACTTGTTCACTGACTTAACAACAACAGCGTTGCCATCGACTACAGTTGTATCTTTATCAGCCAGACAAATTGAAGAAGCAAAGTTGTTGCAAGCACTTCTTTCAGCTGGTCAAAATCCTATAGTCACAAATACACAGAGAAATGTTAAAGGTACGGTTAGTAAAACAACAACATCAAGGTCAATAGATGCCGATTTAAAGCAGCTGGAAGaagatacaaaatttttaaaagcgCTCCTTCAAGCAACAGGGCAAAATCCTGCCAACTTCAATTTGCCTACATTTGAcattaaaacaacaacaagagCAGCAGTACCTAGTACTACAACAACTACAACTACTACTAGACCAACAACTACTACAACTGTGCCTACAACAACATTAGGAACAACAACTTCAATAGATGCAGatattaaaaagttgaaaGAAGATACTAAACTACTGCAGGCTCTTTTACAAGCGGTTGGCCAAAATCCGATTAACAATCCCAGTCCTCCCATTATAACTGGAGTGACGTCAAATGTGAGAATAGCTTCAAATCCATTGACTACATCTTTAGGATCCAACCCAACGACGCCAATAAATGTGCGGCCTGTTTATACATCGCAAAGTACAACACAGGCTCCTCCACAAACTTTAGTTCCTAGAACCGTTTTAAATACGTTGCAGCCTACAACTACAGAAGCTGTTAGAATATCTACCACTATTAATCCTAGAAGACCAACTACGACCAGAAGCGTGCGTCCTACAACTGTGTCTGCTAGAAAAGCACAAGTCTCAGGTGGGGCATCTACTACTGAAATGCCAAGTACCTCAACATTCTCCGTTGAAGAGGATCTAGtgtttttaaagaatttg aaatctGTTCTAAAAGCAAATCCTAACAACGATGATCCAGAAGCAGCACTTGCTAATCGTATCATTGCTCTAGCTGTAGAAAGGAGCTTGAACGAAATACAAACTGGTACCAGTCCCGACGTCCGAACaggaaaaaaaatagctaATAATGTAAACAACGTAATTCCAACCACAACTCCACGAACAACTACAGCACGCACGACGTCGACTACTACAACCACGACAACAACAACTACTACACCAAGTACTACGACAGTTATAGCGAGTAACCCGTCATTAGAGGCAGACATAAAACAATTCCAAGAAGACACGAAACTACTACAAGCACTTATCAAAGCGACGGGCCAAGACCCATCTCAATTCAATATACCTACTCTACCACCACTTACCAATGTTAAAGTAAGTCCTAATATTAAACCAGAGATAAATACAGATTTGAAAGTACTTTCGAATTTGCTTACATCGCCATCGCCACTAACAGAACAATTTGACTCTATAACACAAAAACCTAAAAGAGGACAAACGAAATATAATGATACGACTGACCTGCCTTTTGGTGCAAAAATAGCTGTGAAAGATGACTTACAGACTGTACAAGATGACgcaaagttattaaaaactcTGGTGAAATTGCAGGACGTCCGGCCGACAACTACACAAAGGAACAAATTAGCTCTTACAG GTCACACATCAGACGAAGCTCTAAAGAAATTACTGCAACAGCAGTCGCCAAAGTCAGGCATGGTGTCCGAAGCGACCCAACCACCTATGTCGCTGAGTACGGAGTATGGGAAGAGCAATGACGCGTTACTGGCAGCGTTGCTCAAAGAACAGGGGTTCGGTCCCACCACGGCAAGTTCTTCTGATGAACAAATCAGACTATCT GCTTTACTGAACCAAGTGGTGGTAACACCGAAGGCCAGACGGACTACGACACCGCCTCCACCACCGCCGCCAAGGAGGCCTATCTTAGATGGGTTAGCGTGGCTCTGGCAGCAGTGGAGGGAAACAGCTCCAGGTCCCACCGCGGCCAGGCCTAATAGAAGACCTAGCCCTTCTGCAAGTCCATCAGTAGCTACATCTGCAGCCACAAGCAATAGGGTCAACTGGTTCGGCTCAGGACCTTTCGTCGGCAATGCTGAGGATAAACCATCACCCAACAGA ATACCCCTGGAGCCCCCTGGCGCGGTGACGTCAGAGCAGACGCCAGGGAGAGGCCAGCTGGTGTCAGCTGCTATCAATGTGACGAGAGCCTTCTCTCAATTCCTAGGAGCCGCCATTCAG GGCGCAGCTCAGACGGTGCAGAGCGTGATCCGAGCGGGGCAGCGCGCGGCGTCGGACGTGTATGTGAATGGCTCGGGTGGATCCGGATAA